In one window of Planctomycetaceae bacterium DNA:
- the gatB gene encoding Asp-tRNA(Asn)/Glu-tRNA(Gln) amidotransferase subunit GatB yields MMAIDKKIIVGLEIHVQLATKTKMFCGCELVFAGEPNSRVCPVCLGLPGALPVMNRQAVEFSMLTATALNCKVAEFTKWDRKSYYYPDLPKNYQISQYDLPIGSNGFIEIPVGDAFKKIRILRAHLEEDAGKNIHSGNCSQVDLNRAGTPLLEIVTEPDMNSPEEVKALAVELQRIVRFLGVSEADMQKGHMRFEPNINLHITKDGQVYKTPITEVKNLNSFKALEKSVAYEVQRQFDEFMETGQCLKSGNKKTFGWDDVREVTVLQREKEEAHDYRYFPDPDLVPVVVDEKWLGEIKTRLCELPLAMQARFVSQYGLSEYDASVLTGDKETAEFFDSAVKAGGEPKRICNLVTQTGLKIANEKGCGVAQIGIEPQRLAELVKMIAAGQISATAAVTIFVEMTGSKESPEQIAARLNLIQKSDAGELEKIVDEVLAANAQAVADAKSDGKKSKKSVGFLMGQVMQETKGTANPQVVAKILDAKLKA; encoded by the coding sequence AGCTTGCGACGAAAACGAAAATGTTTTGCGGGTGCGAGCTTGTTTTTGCTGGCGAACCGAACAGCAGGGTTTGCCCGGTGTGTTTGGGGCTTCCCGGCGCACTGCCGGTGATGAACAGACAAGCGGTCGAATTTTCCATGTTGACGGCGACGGCACTGAATTGTAAGGTTGCTGAATTTACAAAATGGGATCGCAAGAGTTATTATTATCCGGATTTGCCGAAAAATTATCAGATTAGCCAGTATGATTTGCCGATTGGCTCGAACGGCTTTATTGAAATTCCGGTCGGCGATGCTTTCAAGAAAATTCGAATCCTCCGTGCGCATCTTGAAGAGGACGCCGGCAAAAATATCCATTCCGGCAATTGTTCGCAGGTCGATTTGAACAGGGCGGGCACTCCTTTGCTGGAGATTGTAACCGAGCCTGATATGAACAGCCCTGAAGAAGTAAAGGCGCTTGCGGTTGAATTGCAGCGGATTGTGCGGTTCCTCGGCGTTTCCGAAGCGGATATGCAAAAAGGGCACATGCGGTTCGAGCCGAATATAAATCTGCACATTACCAAAGACGGTCAGGTTTATAAAACGCCGATTACCGAAGTGAAGAATCTCAACAGCTTCAAGGCCCTTGAAAAAAGCGTTGCTTATGAAGTGCAGAGGCAGTTCGACGAATTTATGGAAACCGGTCAGTGCCTCAAGAGCGGCAATAAAAAAACTTTCGGCTGGGATGATGTACGTGAAGTAACAGTTTTGCAGCGTGAAAAAGAAGAAGCACACGATTACAGATATTTCCCTGACCCCGACCTTGTTCCGGTTGTTGTTGATGAAAAATGGCTCGGCGAAATTAAGACAAGGCTTTGCGAACTGCCTTTGGCTATGCAGGCAAGATTCGTCAGTCAATATGGCTTGAGCGAGTATGACGCGTCCGTGCTGACAGGCGACAAAGAAACCGCGGAATTTTTTGATAGTGCCGTAAAGGCAGGCGGTGAGCCGAAGAGGATTTGCAATCTCGTTACGCAGACAGGTTTGAAAATCGCGAACGAAAAAGGCTGCGGCGTCGCACAGATTGGCATTGAACCGCAAAGACTTGCCGAACTTGTGAAAATGATTGCAGCGGGGCAAATAAGCGCAACGGCCGCGGTAACGATATTTGTTGAAATGACCGGCAGTAAAGAATCGCCGGAGCAGATTGCCGCAAGGTTAAACCTGATTCAGAAAAGCGACGCGGGCGAACTTGAGAAAATCGTCGATGAAGTTTTAGCGGCCAATGCGCAGGCAGTTGCGGATGCCAAAAGCGACGGCAAGAAAAGCAAAAAATCTGTCGGCTTTTTGATGGGTCAGGTTATGCAGGAGACAAAAGGAACTGCAAATCCGCAGGTTGTCGCAAAAATTCTTGATGCCAAGCTGAAAGCGTAA
- the plsY gene encoding glycerol-3-phosphate 1-O-acyltransferase PlsY → MKSFILIIISYLIGSVSFAMLIAKAHGVDLRKIGSGNLGATNLSRACGRKWAYVCFATDVLKGFIPVLAAKILIIPDSPTPAVFCVWLAVGVAAILGHVFPVYHGFKGGKGVATSFGVVLGVWPYLAIPGIIAFALWAIIVLIWKYISLASVIAAAVFPVILIAFTAAIKSWHFKNLMPLILVAVVLCSLVIYLHRSNIKRILAGTEHKVLQKKT, encoded by the coding sequence ATGAAATCATTTATTCTGATTATTATATCATATCTTATCGGTTCGGTTTCATTCGCGATGCTCATCGCTAAAGCGCACGGCGTCGACCTTCGCAAAATCGGCTCCGGCAATCTCGGCGCAACGAACCTTTCTCGCGCGTGCGGACGAAAATGGGCTTATGTCTGCTTTGCAACCGATGTGCTCAAAGGGTTCATTCCTGTTCTTGCGGCGAAAATTTTGATTATTCCGGATTCGCCTACGCCTGCGGTTTTCTGCGTCTGGCTTGCGGTCGGAGTTGCGGCGATACTCGGACACGTATTTCCTGTGTATCACGGGTTCAAAGGCGGAAAAGGCGTCGCGACGAGTTTCGGCGTGGTTCTGGGAGTTTGGCCTTATCTGGCAATCCCCGGCATTATCGCGTTTGCACTGTGGGCGATTATCGTTTTAATCTGGAAATATATTTCGCTGGCGTCGGTTATTGCAGCGGCGGTGTTTCCTGTAATATTAATCGCCTTTACGGCGGCAATTAAAAGCTGGCATTTCAAAAATCTTATGCCGTTGATTCTGGTCGCGGTCGTTTTGTGTTCATTGGTGATATATCTTCACCGCAGCAATATCAAAAGAATCCTCGCAGGCACAGAACACAAAGTTCTGCAAAAGAAAACCTAA